The stretch of DNA GTGCGTGGCGTTCGGCAATGGTCTGGAGAGTTTCCGCAACACCCGCACCCTGTGCCGGGCGCTGGACTACGCGGCGACCTTCGACCTGACGGTGATTTTCAATTCGCAGGATCACGATCTGGCCGATGGCGGCCTGGCCCACGAAGGCGCGGTCGCCAGCTTCCTTGGTCTGCCGGGCATCCCGGAAACAGCTGAGACCGTGGCCCTGGCCCGTGATCTGCTGCTGGTCGAGCAGACCGGCGTGCGTGCGCACTTCAGCCAACTGACCAGCGCTCGCGGCGTCGCCCTGATCGCCCAGGCCCAGGCACGCGGCCTGAAGGTCACGGCGGATGTCGCGCTATACCAGTTGATCCTCACCGATGAAGCGCTGATCGACTTCAGCAGCCTGTATCACGTGCAACCGCCGCTGCGCACCCGTGCTGACCGCGATGGCCTGCGCGAGGCAGTGAAGTCCGGTGTGGTGTCGGCGATTTCCAGCCACCACCAGCCGCACGAGCGCGATGCCAAACTGGCGCCGTTCGGTGCGACCGAGCCGGGCATCAGCAGCGTTGAGCTGTTGCTGCCACTGGCGATGACGCTGGTCGAGGATGGCTTGCTGGATCTGCCGACGCTGCTCGCACGCCTGAGCGCTGGTCCAGCGGACGCGCTGCGTCTGCCGGCGGGCAAACTGACGGTGGGCGGTGCGGCGGATATCGTGCTGTTCGATCCGAAGGCGTCCACCGTGGCCGGT from Pseudomonas sp. P8_229 encodes:
- a CDS encoding dihydroorotase, with the translated sequence MKLSILGARVIDPSSGLDQITDIHVEACKIVALGAAPAGFTAVETIDAQGLVAAPGLVDLNVALREPGYSRKGTIASETRAAAAGGVTSLCCPPKTKPVLDTSAVAELILDRAREAGNTKVFPIGALSKGLDGEQLAELVALRDAGCVAFGNGLESFRNTRTLCRALDYAATFDLTVIFNSQDHDLADGGLAHEGAVASFLGLPGIPETAETVALARDLLLVEQTGVRAHFSQLTSARGVALIAQAQARGLKVTADVALYQLILTDEALIDFSSLYHVQPPLRTRADRDGLREAVKSGVVSAISSHHQPHERDAKLAPFGATEPGISSVELLLPLAMTLVEDGLLDLPTLLARLSAGPADALRLPAGKLTVGGAADIVLFDPKASTVAGEGWLSRGENCPFLGHTLPGVVRYTLVDGRISHQA